In one Solanum dulcamara chromosome 1, daSolDulc1.2, whole genome shotgun sequence genomic region, the following are encoded:
- the LOC129894993 gene encoding serine carboxypeptidase-like 3 → MFHFLFLLTLFLHVQSIPENSSIVELLPGFDGPLPFYLETGYIGVDKSEEVQLFYYFVKSESDSKKDPFLLWITGGPGCSSFTGLVYEVGPLAFGQKAYNGSLPILVSRPYSWTKFASILFLEQPLNTGFSYATTSMGHNYTDLQACDQVYEFLRKWFIYHPRFISNPFYVSGDSYAGITVPVVVQLISNGIEAGKEPLINLKGYSLGNPKTFPEEINYQIPFCHGMGLISDELYESLKETCKGEYRNIKSTNRLCSENFKMFKKVRFTFLCLVSGICNEQILEPFCGTYEEPNSRQSSSERRFLGENFIVLKHDDFIYRGISRVAIHNLSVHWANDPRVQEALHVRKGTIKRPWARCRQSIGDKSYIITFMNSIPYHVNLSSKGYRSLIYSGDHDMVVPFQSTQAWIKYLNYSIIDDWRPWMVDGKIAGYTRSFSNHMTYATVKGGGHTTSEDKCEESFHMFKRWIAQQPL, encoded by the exons atgtttcattttctttttcttcttactTTATTTCTACATGTACAAAGTATTCCTGAGAATAGCTCAATTGTTGAACTTCTTCCTGGTTTTGATGGCCCTCTTCCTTTTTATCTTGAGACTGG ATACATTGGAGTTGACAAATCTGAGGAAGTACAACTATTTTATTACTTTGTTAAATCAGAATCAGACTCCAAGAAAGATCCCTTCTTGCTATGGATAACGGGAGGGCCCGGTTGCTCATCCTTCACAGGATTGGTTTACGAAGTAG GTCCATTGGCTTTTGGCCAAAAGGCATACAATGGAAGCCTACCAATTCTTGTTTCAAGACCATATTCATGGACAAAG TTTGCAAGCATACTTTTCTTGGAACAACCTTTAAATACTGGGTTCTCATATGCAACAACTTCAATGGGGCACAATTATACTGATCTACAAGCATGCGATCAGGTCTATGAATTTTTACGAAAG TGGTTCATTTATCATCCAAGATTCATTTCGAACCCTTTCTATGTTTCTGGGGACTCATATGCAGGCATTACAGTTCCAGTTGTTGTTCAACTAATATCAAATG GAATTGAAGCAGGCAAAGAGCCATTAATcaacctcaag GGCTATTCACTTGGAAATCCAAAAACATTTCCTGAAGAAATCAATTACCAAATTCCTTTCTGTCATGGTATGGGGCTAATATCTGACGAACTTTATGAG TCGTTGAAAGAGACTTGCAAAGGCGAATACCGAAATATAAAATCTACCAATAGATTATGTTCAGAAAACTTTAAAATGTTTAAGAAGGTAAGATTTACctttttgtgt CTTGTGAGTGGTATATGTAATGAGCAAATACTAGAGCCTTTCTGCGGAACATACGAAGAACCAAACTCGCGCCAATCGTCAAGTGAAAGAAGGTTTCTTGGAGAGAATTTCATCGTTCTAAAACATGATGACTTTATCTATCGAGGAATAAGTCGG GTCGCCATACACAATCTCTCCGTTCATTGGGCAAATGACCCAAGAGTTCAAGAGGCTCTCCATGTTAGAAAG GGAACTATAAAAAGACCATGGGCCAGATGTAGGCAAAGTATTGGGGATAAAAGTTACATAATTACTTTCATGAATAGTATACCTTACCATGTAAACCTTAGTTCAAAAGGTTATCGATCACTTATATACAG TGGCGATCATGATATGGTTGTTCCTTTCCAATCAACGCAAGCATGGATaaagtatctaaattattctatTATTGATGATTGGCGTCCATGGATGGTTGATGGAAAAATTGCAGG TTACACAAGGTCTTTCTCTAATCATATGACATATGCAACAGTAAAG GGAGGAGGGCACACAACTTCAGAGGACAAATGTGAGGAGAGCTTTCATATGTTTAAAAGATGGATAGCTCAACAACCTTTGTAA
- the LOC129880625 gene encoding WD repeat-containing protein PCN-like yields MLEVNRSSSVEWKPSPVVALATSVDDSQVAAAREDGSLEIWLVSPGSVGWHCQLVIHGNPNSRVSSLAWCQSGSRKLPAGRLFSSSIDGSVYEWDLFDLTQKAVLDSIGVSIWQMAVEPCNISQLHQNIKKYENGHVSLTNGASSDSESSEGEEDDDSVVIHVDDVSENCRIAFACDDGVRIYTVSDEENLSDKRLLPTVSARTLSVTWGSDVKRIYSGSSDGVIRCWDVKRAYEIYRITVGLGGLGSGSDLCIWSLLALRCGTLVSADSSGSVQFWDSQHGTLLQSHSSHKGDANALAASPNHSRVFSAGSDGQVILYKLSANEVESHDGDISSVVMKKWIYVGHVRAHTHDVRALTVAVPIAHEEPIVEQMVKKHRSREKPLEFSYHKWAHLGVPMLISGGDDTKLFAYSAKEFTKFSPHDICPSPQRPPIQLAVNTIFSQASLLLVQASYWIDIFCVCVKNGVVSDSCGPSSGAARTDLVARVKCKTSRKITCSAISPSGVLFAYSDHVRPHLFELKKSGAGKSAWTVSRRKLPSGLPFAHSVVFSADSSRMMIVGCDRRIYVVDVVSLELIHVFTPRRKEHCEELPPNEPPITRMFTSADGQWLAAVNCFGDVYIFNLEIQRQHWFISRLNGSSITAGGFTPRNSNVLIVSTSSNQVYAFDVEAKQLGEWSNRTTFSLPRRFQEFPGEVIGLSFAPSTNSSSVIVYSSRAMCLIDFGLPVGDDGDTDLANGQDLALKKLHNSSPANGTLKRKLKGNDLDLKQIGRKNFEFCAFRDPVLFVGHLSRTSTLIIDKPWIQVVKTLDAPPVHRRIFGT; encoded by the exons ATGCTTGAAGTTAATAGAAGCAGCTCAGTTGAGTGGAAGCCGTCGCCGGTGGTAGCTTTAGCTACTAGCGTCGATGATTCTCAGGTCGCCGCCGCTCGAGAGGATGGTTCTCTTGAGATTTGGCTTGTTTCACCTGGCTCCGTCGGCTGGCACTGTCAACTt GTAATACATGGAAATCCTAATTCAAGGGTTTCCTCGTTGGCTTGGTGTCAGTCGGGATCGAGAAAATTGCCTGCAGGTCGGTTATTTTCTTCCAGCATTGATGGATCAGTTTACGAGTGGGATCTTTTCGATTTGACTCAGAAG GCTGTTCTAGATTCTATTGGTGTTTCAATATGGCAGATGGCTGTGGAGCCATGCAATATTTCACAGCTtcatcaaaatataaagaaatatgaGAATGGTCATGTTAGTCTTACAAATGGTGCTAGCAGCGATAGTGAGAGCAGTGAAGGTGAAGAGGATGATGACTCAGTTGTTATTCACGTGGATGATGTTAGTGAAAATTGTCGAATTGCATTTGCTTGTGACGATGGTGTTCGTATTTACACTGTTTCGGATGAGGAGAATTTGTCTGACAAAAGATTGTTGCCTACGGTCAGTG CGCGTACGTTGAGTGTCACTTGGGGTTCTGATGTGAAGAGGATATATTCTGGTAGTAGTGACGG GGTTATAAGATGTTGGGATGTCAAGCGTGCATATGAAATCTACAGGATAACAGTGGGTCTTGGAGGTTTGGGTAGTGGATCTGATCTATGCATATGGTCATTGCTTGCATTGAG ATGTGGTACCCTGGTTAGTGCAGATAGCAGTGGGAGTGTTCAATTCTGGGACTCCCAGCATGGAACTCTTTTACAGTCACATTCTAGTCATAAGGGTGACGCGAATGCTTTAGCAGCATCTCCCAACCATAGTAGAGTATTTTCTGCTGGTTCTGATGGTCAG GTTATACTTTATAAGCTCTCAGCCAATGAGGTTGAGTCTCATGATGGAGACATTTCTTCTGTAGTCATGAAGAAATGGATTTATGTTGGTCATGTGAGGGCCCATACACATGATGTAAGGGCATTGACAGTTGCTGTACCCATTGCTCATGAAG AGCCCATAGTTGAACAGATGGTGAAGAAGCATCGTTCTAGGGAGAAGCCCCTTGAGTTTAGTTACCATAAATGGGCACATTTGGGTGTGCCGATGCTTATCTCAGGTGGTGATGACACTAAACTTTTTGCATACTCTGCAAAGGAATTCACCAAATTTTCTCCACACGATATTTGTCCCTCACCTCAGAGGCCACCCATACAACTTGCAGTAAATACAATTTTCAGTCAGGCTTCCTTACTCTTAGTCCAGGCTTCGTACTGGATAGATATTTTTTGTGTTTGTGTGAAAAATGGGGTTGTGTCCGACAGCTGTGGCCCATCTAGCGGGGCTGCAAGAACAGATCTGGTGGCGCGTGTTAAGTGCAAAACTTCGAGGAAGATCACATGCAGTGCAATTTCTCCTTCAGGTGTACTGTTTGCTTATTCTGACCATGTAAGACCCCACCTTTTTGAACTTAAGAAGAGTGGTGCTGGCAAGAGTGCATGGACTGTCAGCCGAAGGAAGCTCCCTTCGGGACTTCCATTTGCCCATTCAGTGGTTTTCAGTGCAGATTCTTCTCGAATGATGATAGTGGGGTGTGACAGAAGGATCTAT GTGGTTGATGTGGTAAGCTTGGAACTAATTCATGTTTTTACCCCTCGTCGTAAAGAGCACTGCGAAGAATTGCCACCAAATGAACCTCCCATTACGAGAATGTTCACTAGTGCAGATGGGCAATGGTTAGCTGCTGTCAACTGCTttggagatgtatatatatttaatctaGAGATACAGAG GCAACATTGGTTTATATCAAGATTGAATGGTTCTTCCATTACAGCGGGTGGTTTTACTCCTAGAAATAGTAATGTGCTTATAGTATCCACATCTTCGAACCAGGTATATGCCTTTGATGTTGAAGCTAAACAACTAGGAGAATGGTCCAACCGGACTACATTCTCTCTGCCGAGAAGATTTCAAGAATTTCCTGGAGAAGTGATTGGGCTTTCTTTTGCTCCTTCTACTAATTCATCATCTGTCATTGTCTACAGTTCAAG GGCGATGTGCTTGATTGACTTTGGGTTGCCAGTTGGTGATGATGGCGATACTGACTTAGCTAATGGTCAAGATTTAGCTTTGAAGAAGCTACATAATAGTTCTCCTGCAAATGGGACCTTAAAGCGCAAGTTGAAAGGGAATGACTTAGATTTGAAACAAATAGGTAgaaagaattttgaattttgtgctTTCAGGGATCCTGTTTTATTTGTTGGACATCTTTCAAGAACTTCCACCTTGATCATAGACAAACCTTGGATTCAAGTGGTTAAAACTCTTGATGCTCCACCCGTTCACAGACGTATTTTTGGGACATAA